The Triticum urartu cultivar G1812 unplaced genomic scaffold, Tu2.1 TuUngrouped_contig_396, whole genome shotgun sequence genome window below encodes:
- the LOC125527458 gene encoding BTB/POZ and MATH domain-containing protein 2-like has protein sequence MVNNSTAIVNHGRSLPETTSRCSTESVTATHNFEVADYPLLDGLGVNKYISSCVFSVGGYDWTIRFYPDGNKKGESAGNASAFLYCANLPTGVRAKFTLNMLEKEGKVQLTNFGLLEHTFSPPTDNFGYSTFVKKSRLKSSSSGVNSGCLIIRCVLTVIKEPRTEVKRNLFVVPRPNLQDHLKQMWKDGQGADVTFSVSGQLFSAHRYLLAARSPVFKAELFGPMKKATDSITIDDIEPPIFEALLHFIYTDSILDDWDNKEGKTAKLQHLLVAADRYGLERLRVMCVGRLCDIIDVETVATTLVLAEQHHCSDLKETCIGFMTSQNKLGDIMATDGFKHLMSSWPLLMKDILDKVSCVLSG, from the coding sequence ATGGTCAACAATTCCACTGCTATCGTGAACCATGGCCGCAGCCTACCCGAGACGACGTCCAGATGCTCCACGGAGAGCGTCACCGCGACCCACAATTTCGAGGTGGCCGATTACCCGCTGCTCGACGGGTTGGGCGTCAACAAATACATCAGCTCGTGCGTCTTCAGCGTCGGTGGCTACGATTGGACTATCAGGTTCTACCCAGATGGTAACAAGAAGGGCGAATCTGCTGGTAATGCTTCAGCCTTTTTGTATTGTGCTAACCTACCGACAGGTGTGAGGGCCAAGTTCACCTTGAACATGCTGGAAAAAGAGGGCAAAGTACAACTAACGAACTTCGGTTTGTTGGAGCATACCTTCTCTCCGCCAACTGATAATTTTGGCTATTCTACATTTGTCAAGAAATCGAGGCTgaaatcatcatcatcgggcGTAAACAGTGGCTGCTTGATTATACGGTGCGTTCTTACCGTGATAAAAGAACCGCGAACGGAAGTCAAGAGGAACCTTTTCGTGGTTCCGCGGCCAAATCTGCAAGACCATCTCAAGCAGATGTGGAAGGATGGACAAGGAGCAGATGTGACATTCAGTGTATCTGGCCAGTTGTTCAGCGCCCACAGATACTTGTTAGCTGCACGGTCTCCGGTCTTCAAAGCGGAGCTCTTTGGTCCAATGAAGAAGGCAACAGACAGCATCACGATTGACGACATCGAGCCACCAATCTTCGAGGCACTTCTTCACTTTATATACACGGATTCTATACTAGATGACTGGGACAACAAAGAAGGTAAAACTGCAAAGTTGCAGCACTTGCTCGTCGCGGCGGATCGATACGGGTTGGAGAGGCTAAGAGTCATGTGCGTAGGCAGGCTGTGTGACATCATTGATGTGGAAACGGTCGCGACTACGTTGGTTCTGGCAGAGCAGCATCACTGCAGCGATCTCAAAGAAACCTGCATTGGGTTCATGACCTCACAAAACAAGCTAGGAGATATCATGGCAACGGATGGATTTAAGCATCTGATGTCAAGCTGGCCTTTGCTCATGAAGGATATTTTAGACAAGGTGTCCTGTGTCTTGAGTGGCTAG
- the LOC125527457 gene encoding BTB/POZ and MATH domain-containing protein 2-like, translated as MAKNSTAVVNHDHRSLSETSSRCFTESLTATHNFEVACYPLLAGMGVGKYISSCIFSVGGYDWTIRFYPDGNNAECAGNASAFLYCSSQPEGVRTKFTLNMLEKEGKVLVTSFGSLEHTFSSSIDDFGFSKFVEKSRLLKSSSDATSGYFTIRCVLTVIKEPRTEIRRNLFVVPRPNLQDHLQQMWKDGHGADVTFSVSGQLFSAHRYLLAARSPVFKAELFGPTKEKATDSITIDDIEPSIFEALLHFIYTDSILDDWDSKEDRYGLERLRVMCEGRLRHSIDLETVATTLVLAEQHHCRDLKEACIGFMTSQNRLGDIMATDGFKHLMASSPLIMKDILDKVSCVLSG; from the exons ATGGCAAAAAACTCCACCGCTGTCGTTAACCATGACCACAGGAGCCTATCGGAGACCTCGTCTAGATGCTTCACGGAGAGCTTAACCGCCACCCACAATTTCGAGGTAGCCTGTTACCCGCTGCTCGCCGGCATGGGCGTTGGCAAATACATCAGCTCATGCATCTTCAGCGTTGGTGGCTACGATTGGACTATCAGGTTCTACCCAGATGGCAATAATGCCGAGTGTGCCGGTAATGCTTCAGCCTTTTTGTATTGTTCCAGCCAACCGGAAGGCGTCAGGACCAAGTTCACCTTGAACATGTTGGAAAAGGAGGGCAAAGTCCTAGTAACAAGCTTCGGGTCGTTGGAGCATACCTTCTCTTCGTCAATTGATGATTTTGGCTTTTCTAAATTCGTCGAGAAATCGAGGCTGCTGAAATCATCGTCGGATGCCACAAGTGGTTACTTCACTATACGGTGTGTTCTTACCGTGATAAAAGAACCGCGAACGGAAATCAGGAGGAACCTTTTCGTGGTTCCGCGGCCAAATCTGCAAGACCATCTCCAGCAGATGTGGAAGGATGGACATGGAGCAGATGTCACATTCAGTGTATCTGGCCAGTTGTTCAGCGCCCACAGATACTTGTTAGCTGCACGGTCCCCGGTCTTCAAGGCGGAGCTCTTTGGTCCAACGAAGGAGAAGGCAACAGACAGCATCACGATTGATGACATCGAGCCATCAATCTTCGAGGCGCTTCTTCACTTTATATACACGGATTCTATACTAGATGATTGGGATAGCAAAGAAG ATCGATACGGGTTGGAGAGGCTAAGAGTTATGTGTGAAGGCAGGCTGCGTCACAGCATCGACCTGGAAACTGTCGCAACGACATTGGTTCTGGCGGAGCAGCACCACTGTAGGGATCTCAAAGAAGCATGCATTGGATTCATGACCTCACAAAACAGGCTAGGAGATATCATGGCAACGGATGGATTCAAGCATCTGatggcaagcagccctttgatcATGAAGGATATTTTAGATAAGGTGTCCTGTGTCTTGAGTGGCTAA
- the LOC125527459 gene encoding BTB/POZ and MATH domain-containing protein 1-like — protein MGNRSSSSAKPGQSPSETASRCLTESFTGTHDFEIVNYSLLVVMGVGKFVSSSTFCVGGYNWNIRLYPDGVMKDYAGKGSVFLHHLCSPDSKGVRTKFTLSVLEKHGQVTRALVDHIFPRAHTSDGFGYTRFFDNSKLKTMPDLYYGSLTIRCVLTIIKESRTELKTNLAVAPPSNLQEHLRHMHVDGDGADVTFSVRGQLFNAHRCLLAARSPVFKAELFGPMKENSTRCIEIDDIEPQVFEALLHFIYTDCMMDGYEEGKTENLQHLLVAADLYGVERLRVMCEGKLCDSVNLKTVATTLTLAEQHNCGVLKKACIEFVASGKTLEAVKKTDSDVFKHLEASCPHLMQEILFARMPPM, from the coding sequence ATGGGCAACAGATCGTCTTCCTCAGCTAAGCCTGGCCAGTCTCCGTCCGAGACGGCGTCGAGATGCCTCACGGAGAGCTTCACGGGGACCCACGATTTTGAGATTGTCAACTACTCGCTGCTCGTTGTCATGGGCGTCGGCAAGTTCGTAAGCTCGAGCACATTCTGCGTCGGTGGCTACAACTGGAATATCAGGCTCTATCCAGACGGAGTCATGAAAGACTACGCCGGCAAAGGGTCAGTGTTTTTGCACCATCTCTGCTCACCGGATTCAAAGGGTGTGAGGACAAAGTTCACATTAAGCGTTCTGGAGAAACACGGCCAAGTAACCAGGGCTCTAGTCGACCACATCTTTCCTCGAGCTCATACTAGTGACGGTTTCGGCTACACCAGATTCTTCGACAATTCAAAGCTGAAAACAATGCCAGACCTCTACTATGGCTCATTGACCATAAGGTGCGTACTCACCATCATAAAAGAATCTCGCACGGAGCTTAAGACGAACCTTGCCGTGGCTCCACCGTCGAATCTGCAAGAGCATCTCCGGCACATGCATGTGGATGGAGATGGTGCAGATGTGACATTCAGTGTTCGCGGCCAATTGTTCAATGCCCACAGATGTTTGTTGGCTGCACGGTCCCCGGTTTTCAAGGCAGAGCTCTTCGGTCCGATGAAAGAAAACTCAACTCGGTGCATCGAGATTGATGACATTGAGCCACAAGTCTTTGAGGCCCTTCTTCACTTTATATACACAGATTGCATGATGGATGGTTATGAAGAAGGCAAAACTGAAAATCTACAGCACCTACTAGTTGCGGCGGATCTATATGGAGTGGAGAGGTTGAGGGTTATGTGTGAAGGTAAATTATGTGATAGCGTCAACTTGAAAACAGTCGCGACAACGCTAACATTAGCGGAGCAACATAACTGCGGGGTTCTCAAAAAAGCATGTATTGAGTTTGTAGCATCAGGGAAGACACTTGAAGCTGTGAAGAAAACAGATTCAGATGTATTCAAACATCTCGAGGCAAGCTGTCCTCATCTCATGCAGGAGATTTTATTCGCAAGGATGCCTCCCATGTGA